From a single Raphanus sativus cultivar WK10039 chromosome 3, ASM80110v3, whole genome shotgun sequence genomic region:
- the LOC108838948 gene encoding glutathione S-transferase T3-like produces MGSQTPYSLSSGYVGLLTSQHESVVNGNFGYDSFHSQSSEIPLFSSQSDAPTPVKDTPPQRGTRQKWTPADDEVLISAWLNTSKDAIVGNEQKLHTFWKRVAEYFEASPHVTNGGPKRLHKHLKSRWHKINESTQRFCGAYAAAERQNRSGQNENDVLKAAHDIYHSDHNIKFNLEHAWCVLRYDQKWLNLNPPPKAAGSSKRKDGVEGSEASVFVGDNEPRPEGVKAAKARRNSKQGRSVEDYKSIWEIKKVDFAEKEKLSKLAILDTLLAKKDQLTEAEEIVKDKIVAQYF; encoded by the coding sequence ATGGGTTCTCAAACTCCATATAGCCTGTCTTCTGGCTATGTAGGTCTTCTTACCAGTCAACACGAAAGTGTTGTCAATGGGAACTTCGGCTATGACAGTTTTCATTCCCAATCATCGGAGATCCCTCTCTTCAGTTCACAGTCTGACGCTCCAACTCCAGTTAAAGACACACCACCGCAGCGTGGGACGAGACAGAAGTGGACACCAGCTGATGATGAGGTGCTAATCAGTGCCTGGCTCAACACATCCAAGGATGCCATTGTCGGCAATGAACAAAAGTTACACACCTTCTGGAAAAGAGTTGCCGAATACTTCGAAGCAAGTCCTCATGTTACAAACGGTGGTCCAAAGAGGCTGCATAAACATTTGAAGTCGCGATGGCATAAAATAAATGAGTCAACCCAGAGATTCTGTGGCGCCTATGCAGCCGCAGAGAGGCAGAACCGCAGTGGTCAAAACGAGAATGATGTTCTCAAGGCCGCTCACGACATCTACCACTCTGATCACAACATAAAATTCAACCTCGAGCATGCATGGTGTGTGTTGAGGTATGACCAGAAATGGCTTAACCTCAACCCTCCTCCTAAGGCTGCTGGGAGTTCAAAGAGAAAGGATGGTGTCGAAGGTTCAGAAGCTTCTGTCtttgttggtgataatgagccCCGCCCTGAAGGTGTCAAAGCTGCGAAAGCAAGAAGGAATTCGAAGCAAGGGAGGAGTGTTGAGGATTATAAGAGCATTTGGGAAATAAAGAAGGTAGATTTCGCGGAGAAGGAGAAGTTGTCTAAGCTAGCCATACTAGACACTCTTCTGGCAAAAAAAGATCAACTCACCGAGGCTGAGGAAATTGTGAAGGATAAGATAGTGGCCCAGTATTTTTAA
- the LOC108844171 gene encoding uncharacterized protein LOC108844171 yields the protein MGQYSYSQPSSSQHGDTADSSYIETEELIRRDQAEIESNYREQVQYPPQPEVEFGFPQVCYCGSQPILATSKTTNDPGRRFYTCDNKDDGDCHVFKWWDVAVMEEMRARDIHTLQLDQKVEALALPSEGDYETQQKLDAVEKMVCELGKKCSRVTIGFQYLVGVMGFLLVLIGMVVMFK from the coding sequence ATGGGACAGTATAGCTATAGTCAGCCTTCTTCTTCTCAGCATGGGGACACAGCTGACAGTAGCTACATCGAGACAGAGGAGCTTATACGCCGAGACCAAGCTGAGATTGAGTCCAATTATCGTGAGCAGGTTCAGTATCCTCCTCAACCCGAGGTAGAGTTCGGGTTTCCTCAGGTCTGCTACTGTGGTTCTCAGCCTATTCTAGCCACTTCGAAGACCACCAATGATCCGGGAAGAAGGTTTTATACTTGTGACAATAAAGATGATGGGGACTGCCATGTCTTTAAGTGGTGGGATGTGGCGGTTATGGAGGAGATGAGAGCGAGGGATATACACACGCTGCAATTGGATCAGAAGGTAGAAGCTCTAGCATTACCCTCGGAAGGTGACTATGAGACTCAGCAGAAACTGGATGCGGTTGAGAAGATGGTGTGTGAGTTAGGCAAGAAGTGTTCAAGGGTTACCATCGGCTTTCAATACTTGGTTGGTGTTATGGGTTTCCTGTTAGTTTTAATAGGAATGGTTGTCATGTTTAAGTAG
- the LOC108844170 gene encoding putative cysteine-rich receptor-like protein kinase 32: MFLNNIFSIILCFVLAVSFGYVSAQRCGNSLLFRPNSAYDTNRRLVLSTLASQVSSRNGYHNVSVGEGPGEIYALGLCIPGTDPEVCSDCIQTASDGLLESCPNQTDSWDWRADKTLCFVRYSNISFFNRSDLEPTEADYDTGIYTGNVTTYTRVWNSFMESMITQVGQSGSRYLADVSPRIGERLDDNVYALMQCIPGISSKECESCLQENVRAYQRCCNGYIGGSVAKPVCFFQWDGYAYLGAFDAFNDTHSKPAPPPPPTYPSPPPPAPPPDGKKIATRAIVAIVVSVVTFVVLLAFGLVIWKRLQKKSKLETDYDMTSPQSLQYDFATIEVATDKFSRNNKLGQGGFGEVYKGMLPNETEIAVKRLSRDSGQGTQEFKNEVVIVAKLQHKNLVRLHGFCLERDERILVYEFVPNKSLDYFLFDPTKKSQLDWRRRYNIIGGITRGLLYLHQDSRLTIIHRDIKASNILLDSDMNPKIADFGMARNFRVDQTEDTTGRVVGTFGYMPPEYVTCGHFSTKSDVYSFGVLILEIVCGKKNSSFYHLDDDSGGNMVTHVWRLWNNEAHLDLIDPAIRDNYEKDEVIRSIHIGLLCVQETPAHRPEMSTIFQMLTNSSTVLPMPRAPGCFLRNRSNLDPLTYGSEPGHSRYNSVSYSIVTPR; this comes from the exons TTGCATCCCAAGTCAGTTCTCGAAACGGCTACCACAACGTCTCGGTCGGTGAAGGCCCTGGAGAGATCTATGCATTAGGCCTCTGTATACCAGGGACTGATCCAGAGGTATGTTCCGATTGTATCCAAACCGCATCCGATGGTTTACTAGAAAGTTGTCCGAACCAGACCGACTCATGGGACTGGAGAGCCGACAAGACGCTCTGTTTCGTTCGTTACTCCAACATATCGTTTTTCAACCGGAGCGATCTAGAGCCGACAGAAGCAGATTACGATACTGGAATATACACGGGTAACGTTACAACTTATACTAGAGTATGGAACTCGTTCATGGAATCTATGATCACCCAAGTCGGTCAATCTGGATCTAGATACCTGGCTGATGTATCCCCTAGGATAGGTGAGAGACTTGATGATAATGTTTACGCGCTGATGCAGTGTATTCCGGGGATATCTTCCAAGGAATGTGAATCTTGTCTTCAAGAAAATGTACGTGCATACCAAAGATGCTGCAATGGGTACATAGGTGGAAGCGTTGCAAAACCGGTATGCTTTTTCCAGTGGGATGGTTATGCGTATCTTGGTGCCTTTGATGCTTTTAATGACACACATTCTAAACCTGCTCCGCCGCCTCCTCCTACTTATCCTTCTCCTCCCCCTCCTGCTCCTCCTCCAGATGGAAAAAAGATTGCTACAAGAGCTATTGTGGCGATTGTTGTTTCTGTGGTTACATTTGTGGTGCTGCTTGCTTTTGGATTAGTTATTTGGAAGAGATTGCaaaaaaagtcaaaacttgAAA CTGATTATGACATGACTAGTCCACAGTCCCTACAATATGATTTTGCGACAATTGAAGTGGCAACAGATAAATTTTCGAGGAACAACAAGCTAGGTCAAGGCGGATTCGGTGAAGTTTATAAG GGAATGCTACCAAATGAAACCGAGATTGCGGTAAAGCGGTTATCAAGAGATTCAGGACAAGGCACACAAGAGTTTAAGAACGAGGTTGTGATTGTGGCTAAGCTTCAACACAAGAATCTTGTTAGGCTGCATGGGTTTTGCTTAGAAAGAGATGAACGAATACTTGTCTACGAGTTTGTTCCAAACAAGAGCCTTGATTATTTCCTCTTTG ATCCAACAAAGAAGAGTCAGCTAGACTGGAGAAGACGGTACAACATCATCGGAGGGATTACGCGGGGGCTTCTCTATCTTCATCAAGACTCAAGGCTCACTATCATACACCGTGATATCAAAGCGAGTAACATTCTTCTCGATTCTGATATGAATCCTAAAATAGCAGATTTCGGAATGGCAAGGAATTTTAGAGTGGACCAAACTGAAGACACCACCGGAAGAGTTGTTGGAACCTT CGGTTACATGCCTCCAGAGTATGTGACGTGTGGGCATTTCTCTACCAAATCTGATGTCTATAGCTTTGGAGTATTGATTCTGGAGATTGTTTGTGGCAAGAAGAACAGTAGCTTCTATCATCTTGATGATGATTCTGGTGGAAATATGGTGACACAT GTTTGGAGGCTTTGGAACAATGAAGCACATTTAGATCTCATCGACCCTGCGATTAGGGACAATTATGAGAAGGATGAAGTAATTAGATCCATCCATATAGGACTACTATGTGTTCAAGAGACTCCTGCACACCGTCCAGAAATGTCTACAATATTTCAAATGCTTACCAATAGCTCCACTGTTCTACCTATGCCTCGAGCACCTGGATGTTTCCTAAGGAACAGATCAAATTTAGACCCTTTAACCTATGGATCCGAGCCGGGCCATTCTAGATACAACTCTGTTTCTTATTCTATAGTCACTCCTCGTTGA